In Kordiimonas pumila, a single genomic region encodes these proteins:
- a CDS encoding MerR family transcriptional regulator, producing the protein MRLSIGKLSTKTGVNIETIRYYERESLMPAPFRTDGGHRIYDEAHMNRLTFIRRCRDLGFPIEDIRSLLGMADKDEHCASLRPLAQSHLKLVQAKISALHEMEGALKGILDGCEDCSAPECTISTALYGCAARSCACCGRSDITPVT; encoded by the coding sequence ATGCGACTTTCCATCGGCAAACTGAGCACAAAAACCGGGGTGAATATTGAAACAATTCGCTATTACGAACGCGAAAGCTTGATGCCGGCCCCCTTTCGCACAGATGGCGGCCACAGAATTTACGACGAAGCACACATGAACAGGCTCACTTTCATCCGCCGATGCCGGGATCTTGGATTTCCGATCGAGGATATTCGCAGCCTACTTGGCATGGCCGACAAAGATGAACACTGTGCAAGCCTGCGCCCGCTGGCTCAGTCGCACCTTAAGCTTGTGCAGGCTAAAATTTCAGCGCTCCATGAAATGGAAGGCGCCCTTAAAGGCATTCTGGATGGCTGCGAAGACTGTTCCGCGCCAGAATGTACTATCAGTACGGCACTTTATGGCTGCGCCGCGCGTTCATGTGCCTGCTGTGGTCGCAGTGATATAACACCTGTGACATAA
- the gluQRS gene encoding tRNA glutamyl-Q(34) synthetase GluQRS, producing MYRAVSEKTPVISRFAPSPTGLLHMGHAYSAILAYRATTEYAGRFILRIEDIDTNRCKPEFIDAIYEDLTWLGLQWEQPVRLQSEHFTDYQAALDVLKEKKAVYPCFCTRSEIIAEIEKAQSAPHGPDGPLYPGTCKHLTQPERDVRIRSGEAHAWRLNLNTALSVIGPLPDWCDREKGPIKTTPSLLGDIVLARKDTPTSYHLSVVVDDAHQNINHIVRGNDLFHATHAHIVLQKLLGLPTPTYHHHSLLTDKNGERFAKRNRSATLKSLRETGMNAADLIAQIGL from the coding sequence ATGTACAGAGCCGTATCTGAAAAAACACCCGTTATCAGCCGCTTTGCCCCAAGCCCGACAGGCTTGTTGCATATGGGTCATGCCTATTCGGCAATCCTCGCATACCGAGCTACCACAGAATACGCTGGCCGGTTTATCCTGCGGATAGAAGACATTGATACAAACCGCTGTAAACCAGAGTTTATCGATGCCATATATGAAGACTTAACATGGCTTGGCCTTCAGTGGGAACAACCTGTCAGGCTTCAGTCTGAACATTTTACAGACTATCAAGCAGCGCTGGACGTTCTGAAAGAAAAAAAGGCTGTTTACCCCTGTTTTTGTACCCGATCAGAGATTATAGCCGAAATTGAGAAGGCCCAAAGCGCGCCGCACGGCCCTGACGGCCCATTGTATCCGGGGACCTGCAAGCATTTAACCCAGCCTGAGCGTGATGTGCGGATCAGATCAGGAGAAGCACATGCCTGGCGGCTTAACCTGAATACTGCGCTTTCGGTCATAGGCCCGCTGCCAGACTGGTGCGACAGAGAAAAGGGGCCTATTAAAACAACACCTTCACTTTTAGGGGATATTGTACTGGCTCGGAAAGATACGCCGACCAGTTATCACCTTTCTGTCGTCGTGGATGATGCGCACCAAAACATAAACCATATCGTACGAGGCAATGATCTCTTCCATGCTACCCACGCACATATTGTTTTACAAAAACTGCTTGGGTTGCCGACCCCAACATACCACCACCATAGTCTTCTGACTGATAAAAATGGCGAACGCTTCGCTAAAAGAAACAGGTCAGCCACACTCAAAAGCCTTCGGGAAACAGGCATGAATGCAGCTGACCTGATCGCACAAATCGGTTTATAG
- a CDS encoding HNH endonuclease: MGVNFTPHQPSPEATPALVLNADYRPLSYFPLSLWHWQTALKAVFLDRVSIVSEYDTEVRSPSMSMRLPSVIALKDYIKQPEYPAFTRFNLFLRDRFSCVFCGSAEDLTFDHIIPRSQGGRTCWSNISAACAPCNMRKGGRTPKEAGMHPRRWPYRPTNHELNANGRLFPPNYLHESWRDYLYWDAELDRS; encoded by the coding sequence ATGGGTGTTAATTTCACACCCCACCAGCCATCGCCGGAGGCAACCCCGGCTCTTGTTCTGAATGCCGATTATCGGCCGCTTAGTTATTTTCCACTAAGCTTATGGCATTGGCAGACAGCCCTTAAAGCTGTGTTTTTAGACCGTGTTAGCATTGTTTCTGAATATGATACTGAAGTTAGGTCGCCTTCCATGTCGATGCGTCTGCCTAGCGTTATTGCCCTTAAAGACTATATTAAACAGCCAGAATATCCTGCCTTTACACGGTTCAACCTGTTTTTGCGGGACAGGTTTTCATGTGTGTTTTGTGGGTCAGCGGAAGATCTAACCTTTGACCATATTATCCCGCGGTCGCAAGGTGGGCGCACGTGCTGGAGTAATATTTCAGCAGCTTGTGCACCGTGTAATATGCGCAAGGGCGGCCGCACGCCTAAAGAAGCGGGCATGCATCCAAGGCGTTGGCCTTATAGGCCAACTAATCACGAACTGAATGCCAATGGCCGCTTATTCCCGCCGAACTATCTTCACGAAAGTTGGCGGGATTATTTATATTGGGATGCTGAACTGGATAGAAGTTAA
- a CDS encoding demethoxyubiquinone hydroxylase family protein, translating into MEKHTPLTTKQKPARPLPGDRPSAAETNRMIRVDHAGEFGAVRIYAGQRAVIGERHSKSALLKHMHEQEQEHLARFDKFITERGVRPTLLAPFWNIAGFALGAGTALMGEKAAMACTQAIEEVIDEHYQEQLDALNGADPELESMIEKFQAEEVEHKRIAEEHGAEQAPGYPVLSGLIKAGCKTAIWFSKRL; encoded by the coding sequence ATGGAAAAACATACGCCTCTAACAACCAAACAAAAACCCGCCCGTCCTTTGCCCGGTGACCGCCCAAGTGCGGCTGAAACAAACCGGATGATACGCGTGGATCATGCTGGCGAGTTTGGTGCAGTGCGCATCTACGCGGGCCAACGCGCCGTTATAGGTGAGCGACACAGTAAATCTGCGCTGTTAAAACATATGCACGAACAGGAGCAGGAACATCTGGCTCGGTTCGATAAATTCATTACAGAACGCGGAGTTCGCCCCACCCTGCTTGCGCCTTTCTGGAATATTGCAGGTTTTGCCCTTGGGGCAGGCACAGCTTTGATGGGTGAAAAAGCCGCCATGGCCTGCACGCAAGCCATAGAAGAAGTGATCGACGAGCACTATCAGGAACAATTAGATGCCTTAAACGGTGCAGACCCGGAACTTGAAAGCATGATTGAAAAATTTCAAGCCGAAGAAGTAGAGCACAAACGTATCGCGGAAGAGCACGGCGCAGAACAGGCCCCCGGATACCCAGTTTTATCCGGCCTTATAAAAGCAGGCTGCAAAACAGCTATCTGGTTTTCAAAGCGGCTTTAA
- a CDS encoding disulfide bond formation protein B, whose translation MKNFTLNDPVLFAGLIAALVLGAAFTFQLFGYPPCELCWWQRYPYMAIMGVSIVGTAVRALPRRVLLVVLALLFLTDAGIAGFHAGVEQRWWEGLSTCSGYVDITDNIDDALKSIMNAPLVRCDDVAWSLFGISMAGYNLFIAAFMAFFCIFRLKAVK comes from the coding sequence TTGAAAAACTTTACTCTGAATGACCCCGTTTTGTTTGCGGGGCTCATTGCCGCTCTTGTTCTGGGCGCGGCCTTTACGTTCCAGTTATTTGGGTATCCACCATGCGAGCTATGCTGGTGGCAGCGTTACCCTTACATGGCAATTATGGGGGTTTCCATTGTTGGCACGGCTGTTCGTGCGCTACCACGCCGGGTCTTACTAGTGGTACTTGCTCTACTGTTCCTGACAGATGCAGGCATTGCCGGGTTTCATGCTGGCGTAGAACAACGCTGGTGGGAAGGGCTTTCCACCTGCTCAGGCTATGTTGACATAACCGATAATATTGATGATGCCCTTAAATCTATTATGAACGCGCCCTTGGTGCGGTGCGACGATGTGGCATGGTCCTTGTTTGGCATTTCCATGGCAGGCTATAATCTGTTTATTGCCGCTTTCATGGCATTTTTTTGCATCTTCAGGCTAAAAGCAGTAAAGTAA
- a CDS encoding YqaA family protein — MLKKLYNWMIEKAQSKASERWLAAVSFAESSFFPIPIDLMLIPMILANRLKAWRLATITLIASVLGGMAGYMIGAVFFETIGLPILDLYGYADKFDEYRQYYNEYGILIVLIAGFTPLPFKVVTIASGVIGMNPLVFFLTSVPARGARFFLVAALLWKYGEPIRSFIEKRLGLVLTAFTVLGIAGFLALKFVG; from the coding sequence ATGCTGAAAAAATTATACAACTGGATGATAGAAAAAGCCCAAAGCAAAGCGAGCGAGCGCTGGCTGGCCGCTGTCTCTTTTGCAGAATCAAGCTTTTTTCCTATTCCGATTGACCTTATGCTCATCCCGATGATTTTGGCGAACAGGCTGAAAGCATGGCGGCTGGCTACTATCACCCTTATTGCCTCAGTGCTGGGCGGCATGGCAGGTTATATGATTGGTGCCGTGTTTTTTGAGACAATTGGTCTGCCGATTCTTGATCTCTATGGCTATGCGGACAAGTTTGACGAATACCGGCAGTATTACAATGAATATGGCATTCTGATTGTACTAATTGCGGGCTTCACGCCGCTCCCATTCAAGGTAGTAACAATCGCAAGCGGTGTTATTGGCATGAACCCGCTGGTTTTTTTCCTAACTTCTGTGCCCGCACGCGGGGCGCGCTTTTTTCTGGTTGCGGCGCTCTTGTGGAAATACGGCGAACCGATCAGAAGCTTTATTGAAAAACGCTTGGGGCTGGTGTTAACTGCTTTTACAGTCCTTGGCATTGCCGGTTTTTTAGCACTTAAATTTGTTGGGTAA
- a CDS encoding type II toxin-antitoxin system HicB family antitoxin, with translation MKTETQKISYYAILEKGETGLGVIFPDVPGCISYGDDIEDAKIMGTEALSLHFDDFDSATDILPPKLWNGSIETIPNEFSNINIADIVLISIQLP, from the coding sequence ATGAAAACTGAAACTCAAAAAATTTCTTACTATGCAATCCTAGAGAAAGGCGAGACCGGCCTAGGAGTTATTTTCCCCGATGTACCTGGATGCATATCTTATGGCGATGATATAGAGGATGCAAAAATAATGGGTACAGAAGCGTTATCTTTGCATTTTGACGACTTTGATAGCGCAACGGATATCTTGCCGCCTAAGCTTTGGAATGGCTCCATAGAAACCATACCCAATGAATTTTCTAATATCAACATTGCCGATATAGTTCTTATTTCAATTCAACTGCCATGA
- a CDS encoding serine hydrolase domain-containing protein produces MSRNTGNQPTSFYKSLLVFGLLAGLASGPMALAAPEAQERGPQAAFSLDEMAAGAAAKLACSGVFVMGRTEADVIARDLRPFEYPLLTKTEFEFDKDLKTASAISGTAKRTALYRPGLGCTLMVDTDRDTLLAQSADIEVKPVHYTNEPWPAGDQVVISQKDPAIDWVQLDQAVSDAFTDTTEGQTLDTRAVLVVYDGKIVAEKYADGFDSNSRFLAWSASKSVTSALIGTMVTDGQLALDAPAPVATWSNPDDPRHAITLHHLLNMASGLEFSEPYTLGHDSTTMLFNKADMGGYAADKPLEHAPNTKWYYSSGTTNLLAKILSEKAGGSVKALYDYSWEQFFGPVGMHSAIFEPDVSGSYVGSSYFYATARDWARFGLLYLNEGRVGGQQILSKEWVEATKTPTPLAPRHQYGMQFWNNGGTPMPAEGRMFPDLPADTFMALGHNTQSIAMIPSRKAVIIRFGWTTGKEPYGMNSRFAAILKALPAASNAE; encoded by the coding sequence ATGTCCAGGAACACGGGCAATCAGCCCACTTCATTTTATAAAAGCTTATTAGTCTTCGGGCTTCTTGCTGGTTTGGCTTCAGGCCCTATGGCCCTTGCTGCGCCAGAGGCTCAAGAAAGGGGGCCCCAAGCCGCTTTTTCCCTTGATGAAATGGCCGCCGGCGCAGCGGCTAAATTAGCCTGCTCTGGTGTTTTTGTTATGGGGCGCACGGAAGCAGATGTCATTGCCCGCGACCTGAGGCCTTTTGAATACCCCCTTTTAACCAAAACAGAATTCGAATTTGATAAAGACCTGAAAACGGCCAGTGCAATTTCAGGGACCGCTAAACGAACTGCTTTATACCGGCCCGGCCTAGGCTGTACATTAATGGTTGATACAGACAGGGATACCCTTCTAGCCCAATCAGCTGACATTGAAGTAAAGCCTGTGCACTATACAAATGAACCTTGGCCCGCAGGCGACCAGGTTGTGATCAGCCAAAAAGACCCAGCTATTGACTGGGTACAGCTCGATCAGGCAGTATCTGATGCGTTTACAGATACAACAGAAGGCCAAACGCTGGATACCCGCGCCGTTCTGGTTGTGTATGACGGCAAGATTGTTGCTGAAAAATATGCTGATGGCTTTGACAGCAACAGTCGGTTTCTTGCATGGTCAGCCAGTAAAAGTGTTACGAGCGCCCTTATTGGTACCATGGTAACAGACGGGCAGCTAGCGCTTGATGCCCCCGCCCCGGTTGCAACATGGTCAAACCCAGATGACCCAAGGCATGCCATTACCCTGCATCATTTACTGAATATGGCAAGCGGCCTCGAGTTTTCTGAGCCATATACACTGGGCCACGACAGCACCACCATGCTTTTTAATAAAGCTGACATGGGTGGCTATGCCGCAGACAAGCCGCTTGAGCACGCGCCAAATACAAAATGGTACTATTCCTCTGGCACAACAAACCTGCTTGCAAAAATTCTATCTGAAAAAGCGGGTGGCTCTGTAAAGGCGCTTTACGATTATTCTTGGGAGCAGTTTTTTGGCCCAGTGGGCATGCACAGTGCCATTTTTGAGCCAGATGTGAGCGGTAGTTATGTTGGGAGCTCCTATTTCTATGCCACAGCAAGGGATTGGGCGCGCTTTGGCCTGCTTTACCTGAATGAGGGCCGTGTGGGTGGCCAGCAAATTCTATCAAAAGAATGGGTGGAAGCTACTAAAACACCAACACCCCTCGCGCCGCGCCATCAGTACGGCATGCAGTTCTGGAACAATGGCGGTACGCCCATGCCGGCAGAAGGCAGAATGTTCCCTGACCTTCCCGCCGATACCTTTATGGCTCTGGGTCATAATACACAGAGCATTGCCATGATACCGTCCAGAAAAGCTGTCATTATCCGGTTTGGCTGGACAACAGGAAAAGAACCATATGGGATGAACTCTCGCTTTGCAGCCATTTTGAAAGCACTACCAGCTGCAAGCAACGCAGAGTAA